A stretch of the Desulfobacter sp. genome encodes the following:
- a CDS encoding PAS domain S-box protein produces MVIDSSPDFLFRTDMDGRFVFVSSSIFELTGYTVGEALSKDLTRDFYFNIEEQERFWKRLEADGSVRNFEIRLKKKDKSIWWASANAHYYRDEKGQLLGSEGVVRDVTLKKKSEQALKESENQLRAILKANPDPMIVYDLKGHPLYLNPAFTQVFGWTFDELKGKKIPFVPEDQVQKTLEKIKDIIEKGRSLTFETRRQTKEKKILDIILSAAVIKDDNKIPYGMMVNITDVSEQKRLEAQYEHAQKMESLGTLAGGIAHDFNNYLSGIFGYIDLARKYAKDQKTSGFLSKALKSSDRARALTHQLLTFSKGGTPIKEVNTLELFLKETARFNLSGSEVSCEFKFQKGLWACEFDPNQIGQVIDNIVINAVHAMPEQGSITIAAKNREVKADEVDVGVKPGKYVEISISDTGAGIRLEDMKRIFDPFFSTKPTGSGLGLATAYSIVNRYMGKIFLESVLGQGTCFYVVLPATGTTKGANSENKEFSYEGKGRILVMDDEPLVRDMLARMLESMGFSVVPVQDGTQAIDAFSKAANQGLPFCAVILDLTIPGAMGGKETVKKIREKDMNIPVFVASGYSESPVLADPEKFGFTAGIEKPFLISALGRMLNRHLPDMVKENKAD; encoded by the coding sequence ATGGTGATTGATTCCAGCCCGGATTTTTTGTTTCGTACAGACATGGATGGCCGTTTTGTTTTTGTTTCTTCATCAATTTTTGAACTGACCGGATATACGGTGGGAGAAGCCTTGTCAAAGGATCTGACCCGGGATTTTTATTTTAATATTGAGGAGCAAGAAAGATTTTGGAAAAGGCTTGAGGCGGACGGATCCGTGAGAAATTTTGAAATCCGCCTTAAGAAAAAAGATAAGTCCATATGGTGGGCATCTGCCAATGCCCATTATTACAGGGATGAAAAGGGGCAATTGCTTGGTTCCGAAGGGGTTGTCAGGGATGTGACCTTGAAAAAAAAATCAGAGCAGGCCTTAAAGGAAAGTGAAAATCAGCTTCGGGCCATTTTAAAGGCCAATCCTGACCCCATGATTGTATACGACCTTAAAGGCCATCCCCTTTACCTGAACCCAGCCTTTACCCAGGTGTTCGGATGGACGTTTGATGAGTTAAAGGGGAAGAAAATTCCATTTGTACCTGAAGACCAGGTCCAAAAAACATTGGAAAAAATAAAGGACATTATCGAAAAAGGCAGATCCCTGACCTTTGAAACCCGGAGACAGACAAAAGAAAAAAAGATTCTGGATATTATCCTGAGTGCCGCTGTGATCAAGGACGATAATAAAATTCCCTATGGTATGATGGTGAATATTACAGATGTCAGTGAACAAAAGAGGCTCGAAGCTCAGTATGAACATGCCCAGAAAATGGAATCTCTGGGGACATTGGCCGGGGGGATTGCCCATGATTTCAACAATTATTTGAGCGGTATTTTCGGGTATATTGATCTGGCCAGAAAATATGCCAAAGACCAAAAAACGTCAGGGTTTCTGTCCAAGGCCCTGAAATCTTCGGACAGGGCCCGGGCCTTGACCCATCAACTGCTCACCTTTTCAAAAGGCGGGACCCCCATCAAAGAGGTGAACACCCTTGAACTCTTTTTAAAGGAAACCGCACGGTTTAACTTGAGCGGTTCTGAAGTTTCCTGCGAGTTTAAATTTCAAAAGGGGCTTTGGGCCTGCGAGTTTGACCCGAATCAAATCGGCCAGGTGATTGACAATATTGTGATCAATGCGGTTCACGCCATGCCTGAACAGGGCAGCATCACCATTGCAGCCAAAAACAGGGAGGTCAAGGCAGATGAGGTCGATGTCGGGGTTAAACCTGGCAAATACGTGGAAATATCCATTTCAGACACGGGGGCAGGTATCCGGCTTGAGGATATGAAGCGGATATTTGATCCTTTTTTTTCCACAAAGCCCACAGGCAGCGGCCTTGGCCTTGCTACTGCCTATTCCATTGTCAACCGTTATATGGGGAAAATTTTTCTGGAGTCTGTTTTGGGCCAGGGGACCTGTTTTTATGTGGTTTTGCCGGCCACTGGAACCACAAAGGGGGCTAATTCTGAAAATAAAGAATTTTCCTATGAGGGTAAAGGGCGGATTCTGGTCATGGATGATGAACCTCTGGTCAGGGACATGCTGGCCAGAATGCTTGAAAGTATGGGCTTTTCTGTGGTCCCCGTCCAGGACGGCACCCAGGCAATAGACGCATTCTCAAAGGCTGCCAACCAAGGCTTGCCCTTTTGTGCCGTGATTTTGGATTTGACCATTCCCGGGGCCATGGGCGGCAAGGAAACCGTAAAAAAAATTCGTGAAAAAGATATGAACATACCCGTGTTTGTGGCCTCGGGATACTCTGAAAGTCCAGTATTGGCCGATCCTGAAAAATTCGGGTTTACCGCAGGCATTGAAAAGCCTTTTTTAATTTCCGCCCTGGGCAGGATGCTAAATCGTCATTTGCCGGATATGGTAAAAGAAAACAAAGCCGATTGA
- a CDS encoding ComF family protein — translation MAGRLAAFVFPDKCVKCKRYMTRGRLIPLSACYCPQCLDPPLPFFTPPFCTCCGHVFSGKEGSNHFCESCLKTKLPLDRVRAAFETHFSQTHIDYIIPIPLYKKKVRKRGFNQSYLLVRHFILLYLETYKNLPPWQLDIHSLVRVKQTPSQTGLDIRQRQKNLTRAFDCREKRKFKGKSILLCDDVFTSGATCSAAAKCLISAGAARVFALVLARA, via the coding sequence CTGGCCGGACGTTTGGCAGCCTTTGTATTTCCTGACAAATGTGTCAAATGCAAACGATATATGACCCGGGGCAGGCTCATTCCCTTGTCCGCCTGCTATTGCCCCCAATGTCTGGACCCCCCACTTCCTTTTTTCACCCCGCCCTTTTGTACCTGCTGCGGCCATGTTTTTTCAGGAAAGGAGGGCAGCAATCATTTTTGCGAATCCTGTTTAAAAACCAAACTTCCCCTGGACCGGGTCAGGGCCGCCTTTGAAACCCATTTTAGCCAAACCCACATCGATTATATCATCCCGATTCCCCTTTATAAGAAAAAGGTGAGAAAACGCGGGTTTAACCAGTCTTATCTTCTGGTCCGGCATTTTATCCTGCTCTATTTGGAAACCTACAAAAATCTTCCACCCTGGCAGCTTGATATCCATTCCCTTGTACGGGTGAAACAGACCCCGAGCCAGACCGGCCTGGATATCAGGCAAAGACAAAAAAATTTAACCCGGGCATTTGACTGCCGGGAAAAGCGCAAATTCAAAGGAAAATCCATCCTCTTGTGCGATGATGTCTTTACCTCGGGCGCCACCTGCAGCGCTGCTGCAAAATGCCTGATCTCTGCCGGGGCTGCCCGGGTCTTTGCCCTGGTCCTGGCCCGGGCCTGA